A single Manduca sexta isolate Smith_Timp_Sample1 chromosome 11, JHU_Msex_v1.0, whole genome shotgun sequence DNA region contains:
- the LOC115450792 gene encoding lipase 1: protein MKIFHRMPSDSSDVDATPKKRTVLKYTEGDLPTCEEIKQLVKSNLKNDTYVFSSDSENENNSQEDNNLFSKRRRRKTDAKLDLTKNFEALPTRVISRVRKPVEKGSRTILTPKYVIEQEDGIDKEIVTENISRIKTILEKTKAHKKGLPNKSQKSRLNINNKTIKQDIRRKTSKWSKSKLNDKSSLEITKIVTRNEFKNKDFIVKTKCPNKRITDNKKYRNGNKNENEQRSPKKVQSKTMTKTSNTMQIEPQTHNPTKASMDSTVGFNQNNRKTRKSYKVDNSIASPEPRRSRRTKATKDVKENGPTPPKPKSILKRLKRSELNILSPTRFRSFIIQNSGLRPLKSQTS, encoded by the coding sequence ATGAAAATTTTTCACAGAATGCCCAGTGATAGCTCGGATGTGGACGCTACACCTAAAAAAAGGACAGTGCTAAAGTATACTGAAGGTGATTTACCAACTTGTGAAGAAATCAAACAATTAGTAAAATCGAATCTTAAAAATGACACTTATGTTTTTTCAAGTGATTctgaaaatgaaaacaattcaCAAGaagataacaatttattttcaaaaaggaGAAGAAGAAAAACTGATGCAAAATTGGATCTTACCAAAAACTTCGAGGCTCTGCCTACGAGAGTTATCTCAAGAGTACGAAAACCTGTTGAAAAGGGCTCCCGTACTATTTTGACGCCAAAATATGTGATAGAACAAGAGGATGGTATTGATAAAGAAATTGTTACCGAAAATATCTCACGGATCAAAACGATCTTGGAAAAAACCAAAGCGCATAAGAAAGGATTACCTAATAAATCGCAAAAATCTAggttaaacataaataacaaaacgatAAAACAGGATATACGACGAAAAACTTCGAAATGgtctaaaagtaaattaaatgataaatcaTCACTAGAAATAACTAAAATAGTTACAAGAAATGAATTCAAAAACAAGGATTTCATTGTTAAAACTAAATGTCCTAATAAAAGAATtactgataataaaaaataccgcAATGGCAATAAAAACGAAAACGAACAAAGATCGCCCAAAAAAGTTCAAAGTAAAACGATGACAAAAACGTCAAATACAATGCAAATAGAACCACAGACACATAATCCAACCAAGGCAAGTATGGACTCAACAGTAGGATTTAACCAGAATAACAGAAAAACTCGAAAAAGTTATAAGGTAGATAACAGTATTGCATCACCAGAACCTAGACGAAGTAGACGAACGAAGGCTACCAAAGATGTTAAAGAAAACGGCCCCACACCACCAAAACCTAAGTCAATATTGAAACGATTGAAAAGATCAGAATTAAATATTCTAAGTCCTACGCGGTTTCgatcatttattattcaaaatagtgGTTTGAGACCGCTAAAATCCCAAACTTCTTGA